One Onthophagus taurus isolate NC chromosome 11, IU_Otau_3.0, whole genome shotgun sequence genomic window carries:
- the LOC111424245 gene encoding probable ATP-dependent RNA helicase DDX28, which translates to MTSNLLKSTQKLLNFTLQTRRYKSSNPPIITCFRKDFNMYQNTTYEKLKEIPLASKGWAHRKAAGDYFMIHAQQDNYDKPSINFNELNIQNSLIKVLNYNNIEQATSFQANTIPVIQSGQHVMMAAETGCGKTIAYLLPIIQNVAKEKANDLNTPKALIVVPNRELAFQIGDVAKPLCDAMNVSIHVLVGGRTKKMMINPLFDDIDILIATPGVIGKLSTAGIYKLKDVAHTVFDEADTLLDDSFNDRIGLITKRVSQSQFILVSATLPKNIPDFLQPITEQLVTIKSDRLHRPLLNVNQKFLRLSQSARPGHLLSIAKNAKSKLLIFTNRNESCNWLAMFLRENGLKCANINGEMNYHIRVDQWKQFINDEVKILSSTDVGSRGLDIKDVKHVINYDFPLYASDYIHRVGRTGRLGSLDSCKISNFICGLREIKLVQQIELSVRTNTEIPNVDGNIKALVEKEIMRKIREVG; encoded by the exons atgacttctaacttattaaaaagtacCCAAAAGCTTTTAAATTTCACATTACAAACGAGGCGATATAAATCATCTAACCCACCTATAATAACATGTTTTAGAAAAGATTTCAATATGTATCAAAACACAACTTacgaaaaattgaaagaaatccCACTGGCATCCAAAGGTTGGGCTCATAGAAAAGCAGCAGGGGATTATTTTATGATACACGCCCAGCAAGATAATTATGATAAACCAAGCATTAACTTTAATGAGCTTAATATAcaaaattctttaataaaagtattaaactATAACAATATTGAACAAGCAACAAGTTTTCAAGCCAATACAATTCCTGTAATACAATCCGGACAACATGTTATGATGGCTGCTGAGACAGGGTGTGGTAAAACGATCGCTTatttattaccaattattCAAAATGTAGCCAAAGAAAAGGCGAATGATTTAAATACCCCAAAAGCTTTGATTGTCGTACCAAATAGAGAATTAGCATTCCAAATAGGAGATGTAGCAAAACCACTTTGTGATGCAATGAATGTAAGTATTCATGTTTTGGTTGGgggaagaacaaaaaaaatgatgattaaCCCCTTATTCGACGATATAGACATCTTAATTGCAACACCAGGTGTAATAGGAAAACTAAGTACAGCTGGTATATATAAACTTAAAGATGTAGCACACACCGTTTTTGACGAAGCTGACACCTTACTCGATGATAGTTTTAATGATAGAATTGGTTTAATTACTAAAAGGGTTTCTCaatctcaatttattttagtttctgCTACTTTACCTAAAAATATACCAGATTTCTTACAACCCATCACTGAACAGTTGGTTACTATAAAATCAGATCGATTACATCGGCCTTTATTGAatgtaaatcaaaaatttttaagacttTCACAATCTGCACGACCTGGCCATTTATTAAGCATTGCTAAGAATGcgaaatcaaaattattaatttttaccaaCCGAAATGAATCTTGTAATTGGCTCGCAATGTTTTTACGAGAAAACGGCTTAAAATGCGCCAATATTAACGGAGAAATGAATTATCATATTCGAGTTGACCAAtggaaacaatttattaacgaCGAAGTGAAAATTTTGTCATCAACGGACGTTGGAAGCCGCGGTttagatataaaagatgttaaacatgttattaattatgattttcctttatatGCCTCTGATTACATTCATAGAGTAGGAAGAACGGGACGATTGGGTAGTTTGGATAGTtgtaaaattagtaattttatttgtggacttcgagaaattaaattagttcAACAAATTGAA ttATCTGTTCGAACAAATACGGAAATTCCTAATGTTGATGGTAATATTAAAGCTTTAGTTGAGAAAGAAAtaatgagaaaaatacgagaaGTTGGATGA